The Candidatus Leptovillus gracilis genome segment CAAAAAAGGTGCTAACCTGAGATGTATAAGCGGCAACGGCCGTTATCTTTGCTGCCAGACTCGCTGCGGACAGGGGTACAACCCGCCACTGCCAGGATGGGTCACCTGAGGGGATAACGGCCGTTAACGCATCTCGCTCCGCCGCATATGGATAATCTTCATAATATAACAGCTTTGCCCCAAAACGCCGCTCCGCTGCCGCCCGCGTGATGCGGTGGTCGGCGTGTCCGCCGGCCGCCAACGGCGTGTAGACCTGACCCGCCGGTGGCAGCCGCCCAATCTGTTGGGCCAACTGCCCAATCAACCCCTCCTCAGCCGGATGAACGGCGGCAATCACGTCTTCCCAGGTTGGGTACAAAGGCCGCCCATTTACCGGGTGGGTGCGGTAAACGCAGTCTGGAATGCTCCAATGTTCATAAGCTGCGCCCAAAATTTGGCAGGCTTGCACATCTTCGGCGCGCCGGGCCGCAGCCGCGTTCTCTACCAGACGCCAACGCGCATGAAGCTCCTGGACAAAAGCGGAAAACGGACCCTGCGGCGGCGGATCTCCGGCCATGATGGTGACGATGAGTACGGAATGACCAACGGCCGTCTGTTCATAAATTTGAC includes the following:
- a CDS encoding PIG-L family deacetylase, whose translation is MMRTHYDAIYLSPHLDDAALSCGGQIYEQTAVGHSVLIVTIMAGDPPPQGPFSAFVQELHARWRLVENAAAARRAEDVQACQILGAAYEHWSIPDCVYRTHPVNGRPLYPTWEDVIAAVHPAEEGLIGQLAQQIGRLPPAGQVYTPLAAGGHADHRITRAAAERRFGAKLLYYEDYPYAAERDALTAVIPSGDPSWQWRVVPLSAASLAAKITAVAAYTSQVSTFFAGQADLEQKITAYTAPGGGERVWQRRVGSGVV